One Anaerolineae bacterium genomic window, TGAGGGTTATAAATTCTCCGCCCGATTTTGCCGGACCACGGCAATGGCCCGGGCAATAGCGGTCAGGCGGTCCGCGGTGGCCGCATCGTTTTGGGCCAGGTAACGTTGGGTTTCACTGTCCATCGTTTCAAAAAATTCGCCGTCAAACTCGGCGGCGCTTTCGTTGATAATGGCCATCATCTCAGAGTTGTCCAGGGAATCTAAAATCAGATCAATCCAGGCCAGGGTTTCTGCTCTGTTCACGGTTCATTTCCTTGCAGGTTTTGATGTATGTATTGTAGCACGTCTTCTAACCTGACCCAAAAAGCTGAAAGGTAACTGCCGGCTGTCCGGTTAACCACCGGCTTTGTCCGGTGGGGGCGGGGTAAACCGGCTGGCCCTGGCTCATCCGGCGGCCTGGAATGTCAATAAGTTGAGGGTGGCTTGGAAGTTTAAAGCAACATCAAAACGCGCTCGGAGGCGCTGATTTCTCGGTACAGGGCGTCCAGTTGGGCCTGGCTGGTAGCCGTAAAGGTAATGGTGACGGCCAGGTATTTGTCCCTTTGGCTGGGCCGGCTTTTGATGGTAGCCTGTTCAAAGTTGGGGATGTGCTTGCGGGCAATAGCCACGATGAATGATTCAAAGTTGTCTACGTTCCGGCCAAACGCCTTGAGGGGAAAAGAACAGGGAAATTCAAATGAGGTTGTAGAATGGGTCATTATGCTTCCGTTTGGTGTGCTAACCTACATTGTACCGGCTGCGGCCCGAAATGGCAAAGGCCGGGTGTACTCAATAAAAAAACGGCTCACGCCATAGTGAGCCGCTTTTTTTTGCTCCTCGGGTAGGACTCGAACCTACAACCAACCGGTTACATCTACCCCTGCGTTTCCACAAGGAATGGACTATCTCACCACCCCAGAGGGGTGCGGGGCGCTCAAGAGTGGTTTATTGGTTGGGGTCCTCACCACTTAAGTCTCTGCACCTTCCTGGCTACTTCTCACGAGTAATTCTCGTTTTTCTTCCCATTCACCAGGCTTGGCTCAAGGTTACCACCACCCGCAGTGCTGCGGTTTCCCTGAATTCACCCCGTTTTTCCACTAGCCATTGCTGACTAGGGCTGCAACAATATACAGCCGGCCGCTCTACCGATTGAGCTACCGAGGATTATTTTTTTGTGTGCCAGATAAAACTGGCAGCAGCTATAAATTATATGCAAGAGTGGCGGTTCGTCAAATTGGGTTTAGCCCAAGTAATCCCGCAGTTTGCGGCTGCGGATGGGATGGCGCAATTTGCGCAGGGCTTTGGCCTCTATTTGCCGGATTCTTTCCCGGGTTACGCCAAAGGCCAGGCCAACCTCTTCCAGGGTGCGGCCCTGGCCGTCGGACAGGCCAAAGCGCATCTCCAATACCTTACGCTCGCGGTCGCTCAGGGAGTCCAAAATCTCGTGCAATTGTTCTTTGAGCAGTTGTTTGGAGGCCGCGTCTACCGGGCCAACCACGCTTTCATCTTCAATAAAGTCGCCCAGGTAACTGTTTTCCTCTGAGCCTATGGGCGTGTCCAACGACATCGGCTCCTGGGCAATGCGCATAATGCGGCGCACTTTGCCGGCTGCGCGGCGCCAACTGCGTTCTACCATCGAATCGAGCGTTTGGCTGTTACCTTGCGCCTCAACAATGGCTTGCAGTTCTTCATCGGTGAGTAAGTCCATTTCCAGGGCAATTTCTTTGGCCGTTGGCTCCCGGCCATACTCTTGCAGCAGGCGGCGCTGAACACGCAGCAGGCGGTTGATGGTTTCCACCATGTGCACCGGAATGCGAATGGTGCGGGCCTGGTCGGCAATGGCCCGGCTAATGGCCTGGCGAATCCACCAGGTGGCATAGGTGGAGAATTTGTAGCCACGTTTATAATCAAACTTTTCCACAGCCCGGAGCAGGCCAATGTTGCCTTCCTGGATCAAGTCTAAAAAGTTCATGCCCCGGCCAATGTAACGTTTGGCTACGCTGACCACCAGCCGCAGGTTGGCTTCGGCCAGGTAGCGTTTGGCCAGCAGGCCGTCAATGGCCTGGGTTTTATGCCTGATATACTCCGGTTCGGTCAGTTCTTCTTTCTTTTCCAATCTCTTTTGGGCCTTGAGGCCACGCTGGATGCGTTTGGCCAGGGATACTTCATCGGCGGCGGTCAGCAAATTAACCTGGCCGATTTCGCGCAGATACATGCGCACCGGATCATTGGTTAATTCCACGCTCAATTCACTATCCAAGCCAATGATGTTATTGGTGGCGCCGCTTTCTTCTAATTCTTCTTCAACTTCTTGCAACGCCGCATCGTCAGGTTCATCCACGTCGGCCAGGGCCTGGGTATCGCTTTCGTCATCCTCAATCACTTCAATGCCGTGTTCAACCAGTTGCGCAATAAGCGCATCGGTGGCTTCCACGTCCAGCCCGCCATCAGGCAACACATTTAAAATCTCTTTTTGGGTGAGAACCTTTTGTTTTTTGCCTTTATTTACCAAAACTTCCAGGGGATCACCGACTTCCGCTTCCGGCGTCTGGGCGGGTTTGGTTTTCTTTTTGGCTGTTTTGAGAATTTTTTGGTTAGCAACTTGCTTTTTGGCCATTCACGGTCTCCACAATGCAGGGAGTTGTTTGTGGACAACTCCATAGAAATTGGTTCTAAATTGGTTCTCCATATTGATTGGCCTCTAGCCGACGTTTGCCCATTAATGAGAGCGCATCTTGGGTATATTCCAATTTTTTACGTTCTTGTCTGTATTGTTCTACCATTTCGGTGTAATAGCGATTGTCCTGCTTATCGCCGGTGTGGTGTTGCAATGTTGTCAATTCATTAATTTGTTCAACAATGTTTTTCAGCCTTAGCCGCAAAACGGCGCTGCTCAAGTCTTTATCTATATCTTCCAACGGCGCCGGCGGGCGGCGATGCCAGTGACTGGTCAGCGTCGCCAGGTTTTGGCCCAGGGATTCGCCCACCATTTCTGTCAGAATTTCTATTTTAGGCGTTTCCGACGCCGTCCAGATGTTCAACGATTTGAAGATTTCTCGATGATCGCCTTGTTTAAAATCGTTAACAACCAACCCCGGCACGCCCTGTTTTTCCAAAATATCATTGGCCAGGGCCAGGGCCGAGGGATTGGCCAAAATCAGGGCCAGACAGTACCGTTCTAAGGCCGGGCCTGGTTTTTCTGCGCTGGCCGGCAGCGGCGGGAGGTCGGCCAACGACAGGTCCGGTTCGGGCGGCGGCGGTTCTTGTTTTCGCCGCGCCGGACGGGGTTGGTACTGTTTACTTTTTAACTCGGCCAGCAGGGTGCGCTCGTCAAGGCCCAGTTGGCGGGCCAGTCGCTGCACGCGGGCTTCTCGCTCTACGCTATCCTTGATCTCCCGGTAAATGGGGATGAGTTCCCGCACGGCTACGGATTTGCCTTGCGGGGTGTTCAAATCGGCCTGGCCCAAAATCAGGCCTTCGTAAAAATCCAGGGTAGGAATAGCGTTGTCAATGAGCGCCTGCCAAACATCCAGCCCCTCCCGCAAAACATCGTCCGGGTCTTGGCCCTGGGGCAGGGCCGCAATATAAAGTTCTTGCACCAGGTGCGCCTCAAGCTCAATGCCCCGCGACGTTGGCGCAGCCTGGGTTCTTTTAGGCAGTAACTGCCGGGCCAGGCTAAGGCCGCGCATGGTGGCGGCGTTGCCGGCGGTATCGGCATCCAGGGCCAGCACAATTCTGTTGGCCAGGCCGCCAATCCGTTTCAACTGGGCTTCGGTCAGGGCCGTGCCCATTTGGGCCACCACGTTTGTGGCCCCGCGCTGGTGAGCCTGGATCACGTCCATATAACCTTCAACCACCACTACCTCGTCGGCCTCGCGGATGTGCTTGCGGGCCAGGTCCAGGCCATACAGGGTGGCGCTTTTGTCAAAGAGCGCGGTTTGAGGCGAGTTGAGATATTTGGGCGCCTGGTCCTCGGCCAGGGCGCGCGCGCCAAACCCAATTACCCGCCCCCGCAGGTCCCGGATGGGAATGATCAGCCGGTGGCGAAAGCGGTCGTATCCCGGCGAGCCGTCATCCCGTTCCACAATGAGTCCGGCGGCTAACAAATCTGCGGGCTGATAGCCCCGTTCTAAAAAGTGTTTCTTCAGGGTTTCCCATTCGTCCAGGGCGTAGCCTAACTGGAAAGTGGCAATGGTTTCGGCGGTAAAGTCTCGCCGGGCCAAATATACTCTTGTTTCATGCGCAGCCGGGGAGGTAGTCAGCAAATGATGAAAATAGGTGGCTGCGGCTGCGTTTAAATCCAGCAGTTTTTGACGTTGTTCGTCTTGTTGGGCCGCCTGAGGGGAGGGCGGTTCCAGGGGCACACCGGCTTTTTGGGCCAACAGCCGGAGGGCCTCTTTAAAATCATAGCCTTCCCGCTTCATGACAAAGCTAAATAAATCGCCGCCATCTGCGCAGGCCCCAAAACAGCGCCAGGTTTGAGAATCGGGAAAAACAACAAAGGCAGGGGTTTTGGTATTTGAGTGGAAAGGACAAAAGCCGATATAGTTTCGGCCGGTCTTTTTTAGGGTGACGGTTTCCGAAACTACTTCGACAATATCAAGTCGAGTTTTAATCTCGTCGATGGCGCTGCTCATGCCCTTAAAGCCTCACTCCTTCGGCCTCGACTTTAACAACTGCCTGTTATTATACATCTGAACGGGGGGTTTGCCAAACCTTTTGCCGGTTGGCCCAATGAGTTTTATTTCCCGGCTCTTTCTTGCTTATTCTTGGCCAACGTGCTATACTGCCCGCTTGGAAATTTTTAGGCAAATTCACACGTTCTCCGACAAACGGGTCGTGCCCTTTCCTGGCGAGGGGGTTCCCGGACGGTTGACGAGAACGGACGAGTAGCAGTAGAAAAACGGAGGAAACAAAATATGTCAGTTGCACCTATGAAAGCCCTGCTTGAGGCAGGCGTCCATTTTGGTCATCGCACCCGGCGCTGGAATCCCAAGATGAAGCCCTTCATCTTTACCGAGCGCAACGGCATCCACATCATTGACCTACAACAAACCATTACCCGGTTAAACCAAGCTTACGAATTAGTTAAAGATAACGTTGCTTCCGGCGGCATTATTCTGTTTGTTGGCACCAAACGGCAGGCCCAAGAAGCGGTGGCGCAGGAAGCGCAACGCTGTGGCATGCCTTATGTTGAAAATCGTTGGTTGGGCGGCACCCTTACCAATTGGCGCACTATTCGGCAGCGGATTGATTATTTATTGGAAGCCGAAAAAAAACAGGCCCGGGGTGAATTTGAGCGCCTGATCAAAAAAGAGGCCCTGCTGCGCACGCGTGAAATTGAGCGTTTAAATCAACGGTTGGGCGGCTTAAAAGATATGCGCCGTTTGCCCAACTACCTTTTTGTGGTAGATGTGCGTCGAGATGATCTGGCCGTTAAAGAGGCTAACGTTTTGGGCATTCCGGTGATTGCTATGGTTGACACAAATTGCGATCCCGATCCCATTGATTACGCCATTCCCTGCAATGATGACGCTATTCGGGCCATCCGGTTGATTTTATCAACCATGGCCAATGCCGTGTTAGACGGCCAAGCTATTTACAGCAGTCTCCAGGCCGAGGAAGAAGAAGTTGAGCTGGAAGGCGAAGAACTGCCCGATGAGCGCTATCTTGGCCCCAGCACCCTGGCCAAAATTCAGGCGGCGGTTGAAGCCGAGGCCGAAGCAGGCGAAGAAGCTTTTGCCGTGGAGGAACCTGAGTTAGAGGAACCGGAAGCTGAGGTCGAGGCCATTGTTGAGGCTGAGGAGCTGGCGGCAGTCATTTCCGAAGCAGAAGTAGTGGCCGCCGAGGAACCAGAGGTTGAGGCTGACGAGCCAGAGGCGGAACCCCAAGTTGAAGAGCCGGAAGTTGAGGTTGAAGAACCTGTTGCTGAAGAAGTCGGCGACGAGCAGGTAGAGGCTGCCGGAGAAGTCGAAGGGGAAGAAGAGGCAGAACCTGCTGAGGCGGAAAAGGATTAGCCGTTATCTGAAAGAAGTAGGCTAAGATGTAAAATTAGAAGTTTTCAAAAAATAGATTTTGGAGGAATTGTGTCAATTTCAACCGCAGATATTAAACTGCTTCGGGAATTAACCGGAGCCGGGGTATTAGATTGTAAAAAAGCCTTGCAAGAAACCAACGGCGACATTGATAAAGCCAGTGAGTTGTTGCGCAAAAAAGGGCTGGCCGCCGCCGCTAAAAAAGCCAACCGCGAAGCCAATGATGGTTTGATTAGCGCGCAGATGAGCGATGATGGCCAAACCGCCGTAATGGTTGAGGTTAATTGTGAAACCGACTTTGTGGCCCGCACCGAGGATTTTCAAAAATTTGTGGACGCTATGGTTCAGCAGGTGTTGGAGCAACCCGGCCTTGACCGCGTTGAAGCTTTGTTAGCGGCTCCTTACCTTGATGATCCCGGCAAAACCGTGCAGGAACAACTCACCGAGATCATTGCCAGACTGGGTGAAAATATGATCGTCCGCCGGGTGGCCCGCTTTGACCTGCCCGGTGAAGGAATGCTTGAAAGCTACGTTCACCCTGGCGCGCGGGTGGGCGTGTTGGTAGAGGTGGCCGGCGGCGACCCCAGGGACAGTCAATTTGCCGAACTGGTGCACGACCTGGCCCTGCAAATTGCCGCGGCTGCCCCACATTACGTCTCTGAAGCAGATATTCCGGCTGAAGCGATTGCCGCCGAAAAGGAGTTTTTCCAGACCCAATTGGTTGAGGATAAAAAACCCGACAACATCAAAGAACGAATAGTCGAAGGCAAACTCAAAAAGTGGTATAGCGAAGTGGTGTTGCTCAACCAGGAGTTTATTAAAGACCCCGATCTGACCATTGCTAAATTGTTGCAGAAATCGGGCAATAATATTACGGTGAGACGCTTTGCCCGCTTTGAGCGAGGCGTTTAGTGAGCCTGTCAACAAGGCCGGAACAAGCAAATTGTTCCGGCCTTTCTGTGTAAAGTCAATAAAATTTTGAGGAATATTTTATGACCTTGCCAAAATATCATCGTATCTTGTTAAAAATGGGGGGCGAATCGCTGGCCGGCGAGAATAATTTTGGCATTAACCCTGATTTGGCCGACTCTGTGGCCACCACCGTCAAAGATATTCATCAGTTAGGCATTGAGATTGCCATGGTTATTGGCGCGGGTAATTTGTGGCGGGGCAAGGATGGCCTGGACCACGGCATGGATCGGGCCACGGCCGACCACATGGGCATGTTGGCTACCGTGATGAATGCGCTGGCCCTGGCCGACGCCCTGAGCCGGATTGGCATAGAAACCCGCGTCCAAACCGCCATTGAAATGCGCGCCGTGGCCGAACCCTATATCCGGGGACGGGCGATCCGCCATCTGGAGAAGGGACGGGTGGTGATTTTGGGCGCGGGCACGGGCAACCCCTACTTTACCACCGACACCGCTGCCGCTCTGCGGGCCATGGAAATTGACGCCGAACTTTTGGTAAAAGCTACCAAAGTGGACGGCGTTTACAACTCGGACCCCAAAGTTGACGCCCAGGCCAAAAAATTTGAGCGATTAACGTATATTGAGGCCATTAACCTGGGATTAAAAGTTTTAGACGGCACGGCCCTGACCCTGTGCATGGATAACCAAATGCCCATTATTGTGCTGGACCTGTGGCAACCCGATAGTTTAAAAAAGGCGGTGTTGGGCAAAACCGTGGGCACACTGATTAGCTATTGAATTGACAAGTAGCCAGGTAGCAAGTAGCATGCAAGTTGCAAGTGGCAAATAGCAACCGTCAATCATTTTTTTAGTTGTAATTTGCTATTTGTAATTCTATCCAGTGGAGGTAAAAAATGATCAATGATGTTCTGGCCGAAGCCAAAGACGGCATGGAAAAATCCATTGAGAGTTTGCAACATGATTTGGCCAGCTTGCGCACCGGCCGGGCCTCGGCCGGGTTGGTGAACAAATTGGTGGTTGATTATTACGGCACGCCAACGTCGTTGCAAGAAGTCGCCTCAATTAGCGTGCCCGAAGCGCAATTAATTGCCATTCGTCCCTATGACCCCACCGCCCTTAAGGCCATTGAGCGAGCCATTCTGCAATCGGATCTGGGCCTGACCCCCAACAACGATGGCAAATTAATCCGGTTGCAGATTCCTACCCTCACCGAGGAACGCCGCCGGGAGTTGAGCAAATCTGTGTCTAAGCGGGTAGAAGAGGCCAAAGTTTCCATTCGTAATATTCGGCGCGGGGGGCTGGAAGACTTGCGCAGTTTTGAAAAAGAAAGCCTGATTACCGAAGATGATTTTTACCACGGTAAAGACGAATTGCAAGAACTCACCGACGATTACATCAAAAGAGCCGATGAAATTGGTGAGGCCAAAGAGAAAGAAATTATGGAGGTTTAGCTCTTGGTTTGCTCAACTATTAAAACCTAAAGGGCTGGACCAGAAAAAACTCGGATGTACGTACATACGTCTGAGTTTTTTGTCTTTTAACCCTTGCTTAAACCAAATCCCTCATTTTGCCTATTTCCCCTGTTTTGCTGATAATGACGTTTAGCCTTAAAGACTACCTTGTTTGATAAAGCGGTAGGTGAAGTTTCAGCTAAAAAAAATGTCTACCATTAATCAAATTGTGGCCAAATACGCCGCAGATATTGACAATACCATCAAACGCCTGGTCAATGAAACCCCACCTTTTATGCGGGGCATTATTGGCTATCATTTTGGCTGGATGGATGAAAATTTTCAGCCAACAACTTCTAAGCGGGGCAAAATGCTGCGGCCCGTCATCAGCCTCTTGGTTTATGAGGCCATTACCGGCAATTATCAAGACGCCCTGCCGGTGGCGGCGTCTATTGAAATCATCCACAACTTCAGTTTGTTGCACGATGACATTGAAGATAATGATGTGGAGCGCCGCGGACGCCCCACCGCCTGGACAATCTGGGGCCAGCCCGCCGTAATTAATGCCGGTGACCATCTCTATTCGTTAGCTTACAAAGCCCTGTATCAGCTTGATCCGGCCAAAATTGCCCCCGAAAGAATTTTTGCGGTTTTGCGCGTTGTCAACGAAGCCTGTTTGCGGCTCACCGAAGGACAGGATTTGGACCTGAAATTTGAAACGATTCAAAACGTGTCAACCGGCATGTACTTGGACATGGTGTATAAAAAAACCGGGGCCTTGATTGAGGCTGCTATTCTGGCCGGGGCCAGGCTGGCCACCGCGGACGAAGACATCATCCAGAATTATAGCGACTTTGCGCACAATATTGGCCTGGCCTTTCAAATTCGTGATGACGTATTGGGAATATGGGGCGATAGTAAGCAAACCGGCAAATCCGCCGTTAACGATCTGCGCCGCAAAAAGAAAACCCTGCCCGTGATTTATATGCTTGATCAGATAGATGGGGCGCGCCAAAAAAAACTGGAGGCTTATTACGCCACCCCAGAGCCTTTATCCGCCCCGGAAATTGAGTTTGTGCGCGAATGTTTGGCCCTGGTGGAGGCGCAACATTATGCTCAGGGGGTGGCCGATAATTACAAACAGAAATCGTTTGCCGCCCTGGCTAAAATTGGGGCCTCAAACCAGGCGCAGTCTGATTTGAGGACGATGACAGAGTTTTTGATAAATCGTTTGTATTAGCAGTCAGGCAGTTCCCAGAATCACGTTTACCCCAGTGATGGCGGAGGCGGCTGTGGAAATCATCCTTGCCATACGCAATCCGTATTTTGAGAGCTGCCTTAAAACAGGAGTGGAAAAATGATGGATATGGTGATGATACAAAACCAGGAAGAAGTAACAGGCCAGAAAAAATTTCCCCCACTGCCCAATCCCCCTTCCCACGTGGGCATTATTATGGACGGCAACGGGCGTTGGGCGCAGGAACGGGGCAAGTCCCGACTGGAAGGACACCGGGCCGGCACCGAGAATCTACGGCGTATTTTGGAGGCGTCGGTGGAATTTGGCGTAAAAATGCTCACCATTTACGCTTTTTCTACTGAAAATTGGAAACGCCCGCCCCTGGAAGTGAAAGGCTTGATGAGTATTCTGGAAAATGTAATTGACCGGGAATTGAATGAGTTGCACAAAAACGGCGTGCAGTTGCGGCATATCGGCCAGTTAGAACGACTGAATCCGGCCATTCGCAAAAAAGTGATTCACGCGATTGACCTGACCAAAAACAACAACCGGCTTGTGCTCAACGTGGCCTTTAATTATGGGGGCCGGGATGAAATTGTCCACGCTGTCCAAAGCCTGATGCGCGATAATGTGAAACCCGAGGACGTAACCGAAGAATTGTTGAGCCGCTACATGTATACCGGCACGTCGCCGGACCCCGATTTGATCATCCGCACCAGCGGCGAGTTCCGCACCAGCAACTTTCTCATCTGGCAGGCCGCCTACGCCGAGTATTACATCACCCCCACCTACTGGCCCGCTTTTGGCAAAGAGGAGTATTACCAGGCCCTATGCGAGTTTAGCCGGCGAGATCGTCGTTACGGCGGGCGAACCGAGTAAAAAATATTTGCCGTTGACGCGGCCTGGCGCCTATTAATGTCTTCCCCCCAAACTCCTATTTTCAATGCCCTCTCACCTATGATAAAATATTGGCAATAGTTTTTTAGATGGGGGTGGCAGGAAATAAATGGCGCGTAAAAAACGGCGCGGGCGCTGGGATTGGCTCAATACCTCGCTCGCGCTCCGGCAGGAGTCGCAGCAGTGGGTAAAGAGCCAGCTACACAGCCTTACCCATGCCACGGCTACAGAAACTATCTCCTCTCGCGTATTACCCCAATTTCAACGGGAAACCGGCCTGGCCGATTTTACCTGGCGCGTATACTACCACCGCCGGCCTGCCGGGCGAGTCCAGCCCGCCCCTGAGCTGGCGGCTAATGCTCAAGGATATGTTATCTTTTTGCACGGCTGGGATGGCAGCCACGCTATCTGGGAAGATTTGCCCGCCGCCGTGTGTGAGGCCAACCCACGCCTGATCTGTTTTTCCTTGGATGTCAATGGCTTTGGCGGGTCGCCCTTCATCGAGGCTGAGAGTCCGCTTTTGGAGTTGTGCGGGCCGCGTGGCAATATGCAGGCGGTGGAGCTATGGCTCAATTTGCTCAAGCTGCATCGCCCCGGCGGTCAGCGACAGGTTTTTACTTTTGTGGGACATTCGATGAGTGGGGCATCTATTTTTCACAAGGTCAAACGAGGTTGGGAGGAAACCCCCTACAGCTTGCTGGCCCTGGCTCCGGCCATGCTGCATAAGGATACGGTGAAAAAAGCCCTCTATAAAACCCTGGGTTTGGGCATTGGAGCCGGTGTGCAATATGGCTTTTTGGATACGTTCAAAGGCCGCCTGGCCGTGCCAATTATGGACCTGTTAGCGGCCAACGCCAGCCAGGCTGTTAAAGATGAGCACGTGCGTATTTTTCAACAAACCGACAAGGGTACGATTGCCCAGGTTTTTTTTGCCCTCGGTTTGTCTGAAGAAACCGCGCCCCCCCGCGATTGGAGCAATGTGTTTGTGATGTTGGGCCACAAAGACCGGCTGGTGGCCCTGGGGCCAACCCTGGACTTGCTGGAAAGCATGGGGCTGCACAGTTGGAATATCCAGGTAGTGCTGGGCGATCATTACTTCTTCTCTGTTGGCCAGCGCTCGCGGCGGCTCCACGCTTTTAATCGGGCCGAAGTGCTGCGCCATATCCTGCGTTTGCACGATGAGCGGCGCCAGCAGGCGTGAGCTTAGGAGCCTAAGTTATCCCTTCTGATAAATTGCCGCCGGCAAGGTAAAAGAAAAAATACTGCCATGTCCTTCTTTACTGTTCACCCCTACTTCCCCGCCGAGTTTTTCCACAATGTACTGCACAATAGACAAGCCCAGGCCGTATCCTTTGGCCCGGGTTTGGTCCAGGCGGGTGAAACGGGTGAATAATTGCGCTTGCTCTTCTGGGGTTAACCCCGGACCGTTATCCCGGATCCAAAAGCAAATAGAGCCGTTTTCGTAAGGCACGGCTCCCAGTTCCAGGCGCGGAGGCTGGCCGCCATACTTCAGGCCATTACTAACATAATTAACCCACACTTCCTCAACCCATTGCCGATGGCCCACTGCCACCGGCCAATTATCGGAAACAATAACTTCAGCCTGGTATTTTTCAACCAGGTAATCCAGGCGCAACAAGGCCTCGGCCACAATCTGGCCCATGTCTAGCGGCTTTACCTTAACCTCGCTCTGGCGGATGCTGGCCAGCAGCAACAATTCCTCAATGATATTGCTCATTTTGTAGCCGGTTTGGGCAATAGTTTGCAGGTATTCCTGTCTTTGTTCGGCCGGGATGGTCATCCAATTATCTTGTAAAAAACCAATGTAGCCCGTGATCAGGCCCAGCGGACTCTTGAGGTCGTGGGCTACGGTGTGAGCAAACGCATCCAATTGGGCAATCAAATTATCGCGCTCGCTGAT contains:
- a CDS encoding hybrid sensor histidine kinase/response regulator codes for the protein MTKDKDTLLIVDDSPENLDLLCVYLQGCGFSVLVAENGEEALQKVNEVRPDLILLDVVMPVMDGFETCQRLQENEATRDIPIIFMTALANTADKVKGFALGAVDHITKPLQPEEVLARITTHLTIKKLQKNLQEQISERDNLIAQLDAFAHTVAHDLKSPLGLITGYIGFLQDNWMTIPAEQRQEYLQTIAQTGYKMSNIIEELLLLASIRQSEVKVKPLDMGQIVAEALLRLDYLVEKYQAEVIVSDNWPVAVGHRQWVEEVWVNYVSNGLKYGGQPPRLELGAVPYENGSICFWIRDNGPGLTPEEQAQLFTRFTRLDQTRAKGYGLGLSIVQYIVEKLGGEVGVNSKEGHGSIFSFTLPAAIYQKG
- a CDS encoding alpha/beta hydrolase; the protein is MARKKRRGRWDWLNTSLALRQESQQWVKSQLHSLTHATATETISSRVLPQFQRETGLADFTWRVYYHRRPAGRVQPAPELAANAQGYVIFLHGWDGSHAIWEDLPAAVCEANPRLICFSLDVNGFGGSPFIEAESPLLELCGPRGNMQAVELWLNLLKLHRPGGQRQVFTFVGHSMSGASIFHKVKRGWEETPYSLLALAPAMLHKDTVKKALYKTLGLGIGAGVQYGFLDTFKGRLAVPIMDLLAANASQAVKDEHVRIFQQTDKGTIAQVFFALGLSEETAPPRDWSNVFVMLGHKDRLVALGPTLDLLESMGLHSWNIQVVLGDHYFFSVGQRSRRLHAFNRAEVLRHILRLHDERRQQA